From the Thermosynechococcus sp. genome, the window GTTTCCGCAGGTTCTGGCAAAGGCGATGGCATCGCTAGGCGAGGCAGGTTGGCTTCCCCGCGGCTCGCCTCAGGGGAACTGACAACCATCGGAGCTGAAGGTATTCGCCAGCGTTGGCTGACAAGGGTAAAGGCAGCAACCACGGCCACGGCCACCGCTGCACTTTTGGCCCAGACTGGGATTTGCGCAAAGGTTGATTGGACGTGTTCCACCAGTTCTGGCAACGGTTCCATGACGGCAGACCAGTTATCAAGAACGGTCACCAAGTCGTATAGTTCTGTCAGTTGCAGCAGAATCACCCGCCCATCGGGTAGATGGAGTTCATGTTCAAGAGGCGATCGCGATCGCAGGACAAAGCCCTCGGCGGTCACTTCGGTTGGTGTTTGGTGATGCCTCAGGAAAGCCTCAATATACTCGTTGACCAGGGTTTTCAGTGGATAGAGCTGGCGATCGTTGCCCTCAAAGGTGAGTTTTTCGCCGAGAGACAGCGTAAAGTGGAGCGATCGCACGGGCACACGGCGTCGCTTCTGACTAAAAGGAAAAAATTCAGCAGCAACATCCAGTTGGCAGGTGGGTTGAGAATAGCTGAGGGTAGTACTCATTAGACATCGGCATGGGGAAACAGGGTAGGCACTTCAGGAGCTGGTGCAGGTACTGGTTCAGGTGCCACCAACAACAGCGAAGGGGGCGCAGGAGTAGTGCGTTCTAGTAGGGTGATCCAAAGGCGGTGTGCCCCTTGGGGGGTACTGTAAAAGAGCAAATCCACAAGTAAGTCTAAGGCCAGTTGTGCTAATTCAGTACCATCGTTGCTGTCGTCAGCCATTCGGTCTTGATACAAACTAGTGAAGCGGTCAATATAATCCCCAAGAACTGGATCTAAGTGGGGGGGGCGACCTTCACTTGTCTGCTGTTGCCAGCATTCAATGGCGGTGCGGATGTCTTGTTGGTACTGCTGGGCTAAGCGGGTGCAGATCAAGGCCAAGGCACGGGCTTCGTCCACATCTAGTTTGCGTCGGCCATTGCGACCCCGCCGTAGCGGACTCGATTGCCGCAGTCGCCATAACCCCACACGATCAGGCAAGTAGGCCTCAAACCCCATAGCTTCTGCCAACGCCAGGACATCTGCTGAACCCACATGAGCCAAGGCCTCCAGACTCAGCAAAATCAAGTCAATTTGTGCCTTGATGGGCAAGGAAGGGACCATCGTGCCACCTTATGGGGCGGTTAAACCCAACATTGCTCGTAACGTCAGTGCCACAAACGTGAGGAGTCCCGCCATGAGGCCAATAAGGGCGATCGC encodes:
- a CDS encoding DUF4335 domain-containing protein, whose amino-acid sequence is MSTTLSYSQPTCQLDVAAEFFPFSQKRRRVPVRSLHFTLSLGEKLTFEGNDRQLYPLKTLVNEYIEAFLRHHQTPTEVTAEGFVLRSRSPLEHELHLPDGRVILLQLTELYDLVTVLDNWSAVMEPLPELVEHVQSTFAQIPVWAKSAAVAVAVVAAFTLVSQRWRIPSAPMVVSSPEASRGEANLPRLAMPSPLPEPAETPQLAPLPSPPPAPPETSVLVPLPSPPEMPPPAIAPAPPPPPVAQKAPPPQPPAQNPDQNNPDQNNVVVQAPTGRAPAGIEPAPMITPPAETTPIPATTLREVKTYFQDRWRPPASLDTSLEYRIVLNPDGTLAQALPLNGAAVRFIDRTPIPLQQSPLASPFGGDRPILLRLVLMPSGGVQVLGEN
- a CDS encoding DUF3038 domain-containing protein is translated as MVPSLPIKAQIDLILLSLEALAHVGSADVLALAEAMGFEAYLPDRVGLWRLRQSSPLRRGRNGRRKLDVDEARALALICTRLAQQYQQDIRTAIECWQQQTSEGRPPHLDPVLGDYIDRFTSLYQDRMADDSNDGTELAQLALDLLVDLLFYSTPQGAHRLWITLLERTTPAPPSLLLVAPEPVPAPAPEVPTLFPHADV